Genomic DNA from Parvivirga hydrogeniphila:
GCGTGCGGGTGCCGGCACGCGGCGTTCGAGGCCGTGCGGTGCTTCGGTGTGCTGGCGCCGCCGCTCTCGTCGGCGATCGCGCTGCATAAGGATCCTGGCGAACGTCGCTACGGCCCCATGCTGGGCGCTTTCGCTGCCACGGCGTGCGCCGAGTGGAGCGGGTGGCCGGAGGCGGTCGTGGCGATCCCGCCGACGCGCAGCGCCCGTCTGCGCCGCGGGTACGACCACACGCAGCCGCTCGCTCGCGTCGTCGCAGAACGCCTGGGTGCGCCTGTCGAGCGGCTGCTGGCGGCGCGGGAGCGGCCAGACCAGCGGGAGCTCGGACGGCAGGCGCGCCGCGAGAACGTGCTCGGGGCGTTCGTTGTGCGACCAGGCGTCCGCGTACCAGCGAGGGTGCTTCTCGTGGACGACGTGATGACCACCGGCTCAACGCTCGACGCGGCCGCCCGCGTGCTCAGGTCGCACGGAGCAGACGCGGTCCGAGCTGTCGTGGTCGCACGCGCCTGAGGAGGTGCTGCCGGCAGCGTGCACACCTGCTACACTTCATGATGCTTCCATCCGGGTCTGTGGTTGCGGGCGCTTCGGCGCCTTAGTCCAGGGTAGGCGCGGCCGAAAGGACCCACGTAAGCCGGAGGCCATGCCTCCGTGTGAGCATGGCGCGCCTTAGGGGTAAGTCGCACCGTCCGCTTCGGCGGGCGAGAGGGCCGGTAGTGAGATAGCATCAAGCGGAAGCCCCAGTGCGCGAGTGTGGGGCCAAAGACCAGGTCAGCCGGATGGAAGCACGTACACTTCTCGGTCACCGGAGGTGCCTCGGATGAAGCGAGACGGCATGCGCTGGCGAGCATTTGCCGTAGCGGCGGTCGTGGCGCTCGCGCTTGCGGGCGTCGGCTGCCAGAAGAAGGCAGAGGGGCCCGCATTGACGCCGAAGGTGGCGCCACCAGCCATCAAGCAGGCCGGCGTGCTCACGGCAGCCATCGATCCGACGCAACCGCCGTTCGCCGGTACGGTCGACGGCCAGGTGGACGGCCTGGACGTCGACGTAGCTGCTGCGCTCGCCGAGCGTCTCGGACTGAAGCTCAAGATCGTCGAGATGCCGTGGAGCGATGTCCCGGCTGCGGTGGCCAAGGGTGCGGTTGACGTCGGCTTTGCAGCGATTCCAATCACAGACGCCGTGCTCGCGAATGTATCGGTCGCGGGTTCGTACGCGACCGACGGCATCGGTCTGTTCGGCGTCGCCACGTCGCAGACAGCAGAGGCGACTGCATCTGTGGCACCGGAGCAGGCGGCCTCTCTCGTCAGTGGAGCGCGCGTTGCATGCCAGTCCGGGTCTGCTGCGCAGTGGTACCTCGAATCGGAGTACTGGGAAGGGTTCGCCATCACCTACGACACCGTCCGTGAGGCGTTCGACGCGCTTATCGCAGGCGAGGTCGACTACGTGGCGTGCGACGCGTTCGTCGGCGCGTACCTCTCTCGGGACTACCAGAACGTCCGGTTCGTCGCGCCGCTCGGCGAGGCGACGCCGCTCGGCGTGCTGGTCGCGAAGGACTCGACCGACCTCGAGAGCGCTGTGCGCGACGTCCTCGACGGCATGGCGGCAGATGGGACGTTGGCGACGATCCGGACGAAGTGGGTGGGGGACTTGCCCGAACTGCGGGCGCTCGGCTCATCCGAGACGACCGGCTCGACTCAATAGCGCGACCGCATATAACTCTTTCGAAAATGCATATGCAGCCAACCGCTTCCACATAGCGTTCCGATTTGCGCTATAGTTATGCGCAGCGATTGGGGCCGGGCAGCTCAGGCGCCCGGGGCGGAAGACAGGAGGAGTCCATGAGCAGGTTCCGCAAGGCGCTCGCACTGGCAGTCGTGTGCGCTCTGGCTCTGAGCGCTCTCGCGCTCGGCGGGTGCGCCAAGAAGGAAGACACCGGCACTGGCGGCGAGACCGGTGCGCGGGTCATCAAGAGCGTGGACGATCTGAAGAGCGGCGACAAGGTCGGCGTCCAGTCCGGGACGACGGGCGAGGAGTGGGCGAAGAAGAACCTCGCGCCCAAGGGCGTCCAGGTCGTGCCGTACGATGACGTCCTCCTCGCGTTCCAGGCGCTGCAGGCGGGCGACGTCGTTGGTGTCATCAACGACCTGCCGATTTCCCAAGACATCGTGAAGGATGAAACGCGCGGGCTGGAGATCGTCCAGGAGATCAAGACCGACGAGACGTATGGGTTCGCCTTCAACAAGAACAACCCGACGCTGCGCGACGCGGTGAACTGGGCGCTCGCCGAGGTCATCAAGGACGGGACGTACAACGAGATCTACAAGAAGTGGTTCGGTTCCGAGCCGATGTCGATGCCTGAGGCGACCAGCGGCGTTAGCGAGAAGCCGGCCGGCGAGATCAAGACGCTCACCCCCGGGAAGATCATCGTCGGGTCCGACACCGCCTTCCCGCCCTTCGAAAATGTCGAGGGTGGCGAGATTGTGGGGTTCGACGTCGACCTCATGAAGGCGATCGGAGAGAAGCTCGGGATGGACGTCGAGTTCAAGAGCTACAAGTTCGACGCGCTCATCACCGGCCTGCAGGCCGGCACCGAGTTCGACATGGTCGCGTCGGCGATGACGATCACCGAGGAGCGCAAGCAGTCGGTGGACTTCTCGGATCCGTACATCAACTCCAACCAGTCCCTCGCCGTCCGCAAGGCCAAGTAGCAGAGCGGGCGTCACGAGGCTCAAGAGCCGTGAAGGGCCGGCGGGCAGGTCTCGCCGGCCCTGCGGTATGATGCGCAAGACGGTTCTGCGCGAGGAGGAAGCGCGTGAAGCGGCACGTTCGCACTCGCATCGTTCAGGCAGTGTATCTGACGCTGGGGATAGCGCTGCTCGCAGCGCTGCTCACGATGACCGGTCCGGAGCGGTTGACGTACGACCGTCCGGCGCCGCGGGGTCAGACCGGGATGGTGCGAGACGAGTTCCCGATTCCGCCGACGCTCGACGTCGTCACCATCGCGAGGCAGAACGCGAACGTCGTGCTGCCGCAGGCGACGCTTGCGCCGGGAAGCGTCGTGACGCTCAAGCGTCAGCCACCGGGTGGCGGCATGGGCTCTTCCACGTGGGTACTGGGGGCGGTCGAGACCTCCCCGGCGGTCCTGCTCAACGGTGCTCCGGTCGCTGGCGAGACGACGCTTGCTGATGGCGATGTGCTGACCGTGGGCGGCGTGCCGATCACCTTCGAGGCGGGCCGCCGAGGTGTCCTCGGTGCTCTGGACTGGTGGGAGACAGGCAAGGTCTCGCACCTGTTCGCATCGCCGAAGGTCATCGTGCAGGCCTTTCCCCAGGTGCTCAAGGCGTTCCCGGTGTCGCTGCTATGCGTCCTCGTGGCGTACCCGCTCGCGATCCCGATCGGTCTTGCGCTCGCCTTCATGAAGATGGCACGCTCAGGGTGGTTCCGGCTCCCATCGACCGCGTACATCGACTTCATCCGCGGCACGCCGCTGTTCTTGCAGATCCTCATCGTCTTTTTCGGGCTCCCGCTCCTGCCCCCGTGGCAAGCGCTGCTTGCGGCGTTCCCGGGACTCAATGAGCCAGGGCCGTTCGGGCCGACGTACTCGTTGTACGTCCGCACGTTCGCGGTGCTGTCGTTCAACTCCGCCGCGTACATGGCCGAGATCT
This window encodes:
- a CDS encoding ComF family protein is translated as MLDCVLDLIAPLKCAGCDEPGTALCEACWREVVRIDPAGACPRCGEPCAAGGRHACGCRHAAFEAVRCFGVLAPPLSSAIALHKDPGERRYGPMLGAFAATACAEWSGWPEAVVAIPPTRSARLRRGYDHTQPLARVVAERLGAPVERLLAARERPDQRELGRQARRENVLGAFVVRPGVRVPARVLLVDDVMTTGSTLDAAARVLRSHGADAVRAVVVARA
- a CDS encoding substrate-binding periplasmic protein, which encodes MKRDGMRWRAFAVAAVVALALAGVGCQKKAEGPALTPKVAPPAIKQAGVLTAAIDPTQPPFAGTVDGQVDGLDVDVAAALAERLGLKLKIVEMPWSDVPAAVAKGAVDVGFAAIPITDAVLANVSVAGSYATDGIGLFGVATSQTAEATASVAPEQAASLVSGARVACQSGSAAQWYLESEYWEGFAITYDTVREAFDALIAGEVDYVACDAFVGAYLSRDYQNVRFVAPLGEATPLGVLVAKDSTDLESAVRDVLDGMAADGTLATIRTKWVGDLPELRALGSSETTGSTQ
- a CDS encoding transporter substrate-binding domain-containing protein, translated to MSRFRKALALAVVCALALSALALGGCAKKEDTGTGGETGARVIKSVDDLKSGDKVGVQSGTTGEEWAKKNLAPKGVQVVPYDDVLLAFQALQAGDVVGVINDLPISQDIVKDETRGLEIVQEIKTDETYGFAFNKNNPTLRDAVNWALAEVIKDGTYNEIYKKWFGSEPMSMPEATSGVSEKPAGEIKTLTPGKIIVGSDTAFPPFENVEGGEIVGFDVDLMKAIGEKLGMDVEFKSYKFDALITGLQAGTEFDMVASAMTITEERKQSVDFSDPYINSNQSLAVRKAK
- a CDS encoding ABC transporter permease subunit (The N-terminal region of this protein, as described by TIGR01726, is a three transmembrane segment that identifies a subfamily of ABC transporter permease subunits, which specificities that include histidine, arginine, glutamine, glutamate, L-cystine (sic), the opines (in Agrobacterium) octopine and nopaline, etc.); this encodes MKRHVRTRIVQAVYLTLGIALLAALLTMTGPERLTYDRPAPRGQTGMVRDEFPIPPTLDVVTIARQNANVVLPQATLAPGSVVTLKRQPPGGGMGSSTWVLGAVETSPAVLLNGAPVAGETTLADGDVLTVGGVPITFEAGRRGVLGALDWWETGKVSHLFASPKVIVQAFPQVLKAFPVSLLCVLVAYPLAIPIGLALAFMKMARSGWFRLPSTAYIDFIRGTPLFLQILIVFFGLPLLPPWQALLAAFPGLNEPGPFGPTYSLYVRTFAVLSFNSAAYMAEIFRAGIQSINKGQMEAARSLGMTTPQAMAFVIIPQTVRRILPTMMSEFILLFKDTSLLAAVGMGEMVMRAREAASSTYNVSPYLLAAAFYLVVTIPLGRLVHRLENRLAQSEGGGISVSESVPTIDSEHAIAV